In the genome of Deinococcus deserti VCD115, one region contains:
- the tdh gene encoding L-threonine 3-dehydrogenase, producing MKALSKQESRAGIWMVDTEVPRPGPNDLLIRVKKGSICGTDVHIYKWDEWAQKTIPVPMVVGHEYVGVVAAMGSEVRGFNVGDRVSGEGHVTCGHCRNCRAGRRHLCRNTLGVGVNRPGSFAEYLVLPAFNAFKLPDDIPDDVAAIFDPFGNAVHTALSFDLVGEDVLVTGAGPIGVMAAAVARHVGARNVVITDINDYRLDLARKMGVTRAVNVTKEDLWSVARNELGMTEGFDVGLEMSGSGPAFAQMVDVMNNGGKIALLGIPSGDVRIDWNAVIFKMLTIKGIYGREMFETWYKMAALIQSGLDLRPIITHHFGIDDFQQGFDAMLSGQSGKVILDWEKR from the coding sequence ATGAAGGCTCTCAGCAAGCAGGAGTCCAGAGCGGGCATCTGGATGGTGGACACCGAGGTCCCCAGGCCCGGACCCAACGACCTGCTGATCCGGGTCAAAAAGGGCAGCATCTGCGGCACCGACGTCCACATCTACAAATGGGACGAGTGGGCGCAGAAAACCATTCCGGTGCCTATGGTGGTAGGTCACGAGTACGTGGGCGTGGTGGCCGCTATGGGCAGCGAGGTTCGCGGTTTCAATGTGGGCGACCGCGTCAGTGGGGAAGGCCACGTCACCTGTGGACACTGCCGCAACTGCCGGGCCGGTCGCCGGCACCTGTGCCGCAACACGCTCGGTGTGGGGGTCAACCGTCCCGGGTCCTTTGCGGAGTACCTGGTGCTGCCAGCCTTCAACGCCTTCAAGCTGCCCGACGATATTCCCGATGACGTCGCTGCCATCTTCGATCCTTTTGGCAACGCGGTTCACACGGCCCTGAGCTTTGATCTGGTCGGAGAGGATGTGCTGGTTACAGGCGCCGGTCCTATCGGCGTGATGGCGGCTGCAGTGGCCCGGCACGTGGGCGCACGCAACGTGGTGATTACCGATATCAACGACTACCGGCTGGATCTGGCGCGCAAAATGGGCGTGACCAGGGCGGTCAACGTCACCAAAGAAGACCTGTGGTCCGTGGCCCGGAACGAACTGGGCATGACTGAGGGGTTCGATGTCGGCCTTGAAATGAGCGGATCGGGGCCTGCCTTCGCGCAGATGGTCGATGTTATGAATAACGGTGGCAAAATTGCCCTGCTGGGAATACCCAGCGGTGACGTGCGCATCGACTGGAACGCCGTGATCTTCAAGATGCTGACCATCAAGGGAATCTACGGCCGTGAAATGTTCGAGACCTGGTACAAGATGGCCGCCCTGATCCAGTCGGGTCTGGACCTGAGGCCCATCATCACGCACCACTTTGGCATCGATGACTTCCAGCAGGGCTTTGATGCCATGCTCAGCGGTCAGAGCGGCAAGGTCATTCTGGACTGGGAAAAACGGTAG
- the dnaJ gene encoding molecular chaperone DnaJ produces MDYYELLGVAKSASADEIKSAYRKLALKYHPDRNKEAGAAEKFTQINEAYAVLSDAEKRAHYDRFGTAPGAGMPGGDPFGGMGGAGFDPMDIFEQLFGGAVGGRTRRGPARGDDLETEAHISLLQARAGEEIEVTVDRLRECEHCHGSRSEPGGKPPKTCATCAGAGAVRAQARTIFGIVETQQPCPTCRGEGQIIEDPCTVCKGRGRTLKADTVKVKLPKGIDEGYRIRVAGMGNEGPGGNGDLYVHIEMEPHPDLRREQEHLIHTARIGFAKAALGGQLTVPTLDGPQVIEVKAGTQHGDLHRLAGQGMPRLQGRGNGDLIVEYEIAVPKPSQLSTEAREALLAYARAMGDEVNDRQESLFDKVGKIFHGK; encoded by the coding sequence ATGGACTACTACGAACTGCTGGGCGTCGCCAAAAGTGCGAGCGCCGATGAAATCAAAAGCGCCTACCGCAAACTCGCCCTGAAGTATCACCCCGACCGCAACAAGGAAGCTGGTGCGGCCGAGAAGTTCACCCAGATCAACGAGGCCTACGCGGTGCTCAGCGATGCCGAGAAGCGCGCCCACTATGACCGATTCGGCACTGCGCCCGGTGCCGGGATGCCGGGTGGTGACCCCTTCGGCGGCATGGGCGGCGCAGGGTTCGACCCCATGGACATCTTCGAGCAGCTGTTCGGCGGGGCCGTGGGAGGACGCACCCGGCGCGGTCCGGCGCGCGGCGACGACCTGGAAACCGAGGCCCACATCTCGCTGCTGCAGGCCCGGGCAGGAGAGGAAATCGAGGTCACGGTGGACCGCCTGCGCGAGTGCGAGCACTGTCACGGCTCCCGCAGTGAGCCCGGCGGCAAGCCGCCCAAGACCTGTGCGACCTGCGCCGGGGCAGGGGCAGTCCGCGCTCAGGCCCGCACCATTTTCGGCATTGTCGAGACGCAGCAGCCCTGCCCCACCTGCCGGGGCGAGGGGCAGATCATAGAGGACCCCTGCACGGTCTGCAAAGGCCGTGGGCGCACGTTGAAGGCCGACACGGTGAAAGTCAAGCTGCCCAAGGGAATCGACGAGGGTTACCGCATCCGCGTGGCCGGCATGGGCAACGAGGGCCCGGGAGGCAACGGCGACCTGTACGTGCATATCGAGATGGAGCCCCACCCGGACCTGCGCCGTGAGCAGGAGCACCTGATTCACACGGCCCGCATTGGCTTTGCCAAAGCTGCCCTGGGCGGCCAGCTGACGGTCCCAACCCTGGACGGCCCGCAGGTGATTGAGGTTAAAGCCGGCACTCAGCACGGAGACCTGCACCGGCTGGCAGGGCAGGGTATGCCCCGCCTTCAGGGACGTGGCAATGGTGACCTGATCGTGGAGTACGAGATTGCCGTGCCCAAGCCTTCGCAACTGAGTACCGAAGCCCGCGAGGCACTGCTGGCCTATGCGCGGGCAATGGGCGACGAGGTGAACGACCGCCAAGAGAGCCTGTTCGACAAGGTCGGCAAAATTTTCCACGGAAAGTAA
- a CDS encoding phytoene desaturase family protein has protein sequence MTRLDAVVVGAGPNGLAAAVTLARAGLRVQVLEAHARPGGGVSSAALTLPGFVHDVGSAIHPLAIASPAFRRWPLHAFGLDWIHPAAPVAHALSPSHTVTLERSLDATVDALGSDGFAYRRLMAPLLQDWEGLLHDILRPLIRVPSHPLTLARFGLRGLPSADLTGHALFRTPEARALWAGLAAHTALPLSTPGTAAATLVLGVLAHAVGWPFPRGGAQAIPDALCAYLHFLGGEVLTGVTVHKPADLPEARVVLVDSSPQVLLNLLGDRAPAPYREALGRYRYGAGVQKFDYALEGPVPWADPRMNRAGTLHLGGPEQEVRTSEAGLHSGVSARPYVLASQHTRFDPSRAPAGGHTFWAYAHVPHGSSADISGVVEAQIERFAPGFGQRVRARHVTTAPALEAFSPVFRGGDVNGGAGTLWGLLARPTLGLTPYRTPLRGWYLCSSSTPPGGGVHGMAGHHAALTALRDEFGIHEVP, from the coding sequence ATGACCCGGCTTGATGCGGTGGTGGTGGGCGCCGGTCCCAATGGGCTGGCGGCTGCTGTCACCCTGGCGCGCGCTGGACTCAGGGTCCAGGTTCTGGAAGCACATGCCCGGCCCGGTGGCGGAGTCAGCAGCGCGGCACTGACGCTGCCAGGTTTCGTGCATGACGTGGGGTCGGCGATTCATCCGCTGGCAATTGCCAGTCCCGCGTTCCGGAGGTGGCCACTGCATGCGTTCGGGCTGGACTGGATTCACCCCGCAGCGCCGGTTGCCCACGCCCTGTCGCCCAGCCACACGGTCACGCTGGAACGTAGCCTGGATGCCACGGTCGACGCCCTCGGCTCCGACGGGTTTGCCTACCGGCGCCTGATGGCTCCTCTGCTCCAGGACTGGGAAGGCCTCCTGCACGACATCCTGCGGCCGCTTATTCGGGTGCCTTCCCATCCCCTGACCCTGGCACGCTTTGGACTCCGGGGTTTACCTTCTGCAGACCTGACAGGACACGCGTTGTTCCGCACGCCAGAGGCCCGGGCGCTGTGGGCCGGTCTTGCGGCGCACACGGCCCTGCCCCTTTCAACACCCGGTACGGCGGCAGCGACCCTTGTGCTGGGTGTCCTGGCGCACGCTGTGGGGTGGCCGTTTCCGAGAGGTGGTGCCCAGGCCATTCCGGACGCCCTCTGCGCGTACCTGCACTTTTTAGGTGGAGAGGTTCTGACTGGCGTGACCGTTCATAAGCCCGCCGACCTGCCAGAGGCGCGGGTTGTCCTGGTGGACAGCAGTCCTCAGGTGCTGCTGAACCTGCTTGGAGACCGTGCCCCAGCGCCCTACCGCGAGGCGCTGGGCCGGTACCGTTACGGAGCGGGCGTGCAGAAATTCGATTACGCCCTGGAAGGCCCGGTGCCCTGGGCTGACCCCCGTATGAACCGCGCCGGCACCCTGCATCTGGGTGGACCTGAACAGGAGGTGCGGACGTCGGAAGCTGGACTGCATTCAGGCGTCTCAGCCCGGCCGTACGTCCTGGCCTCACAGCACACCCGGTTTGACCCCAGCCGTGCTCCTGCTGGCGGCCACACCTTCTGGGCCTATGCCCACGTGCCGCATGGCAGCAGCGCTGATATCAGCGGTGTGGTCGAAGCCCAGATCGAACGCTTTGCGCCGGGCTTTGGCCAGCGGGTCAGGGCGAGGCACGTCACAACCGCTCCCGCCCTGGAAGCGTTCAGCCCGGTTTTCCGCGGTGGTGACGTCAACGGTGGAGCAGGCACGCTCTGGGGGCTGCTGGCCCGGCCCACCCTGGGTCTGACTCCCTACCGCACACCGCTGCGAGGCTGGTATCTGTGCAGCAGCAGCACGCCCCCCGGTGGTGGAGTTCATGGCATGGCCGGGCATCACGCCGCCCTCACTGCGCTGCGGGACGAATTCGGAATCCACGAGGTGCCGTAA
- a CDS encoding META domain-containing protein, translating into MRHFFLLSLLNVIPFAAQAAGSAGTSGLKGVTWELSNMVMDDRQAVLSQVPTMQFNGIRVVGQTGCNTFSARASVLKHAMNFGPVVQSRRACTDAQRTAQEDGFINLLRQVTRYELKDSTLTLFSGKAGRLVFRAAGTGPAILPPDLQGEWNVTRLSPGGRTVALAAPASINFMMSTDRNLRQFSGTTGCNRIFGTLQQAGPVVTFTTAGTTRLDCAPALNEQEGALIQVLNTPLTITRTAQHLTLKGSAGDIELLRR; encoded by the coding sequence ATGCGACACTTCTTTTTGCTGTCATTGCTGAACGTGATTCCATTCGCTGCACAGGCTGCCGGATCAGCCGGCACGTCAGGGTTAAAAGGTGTCACCTGGGAACTGTCCAATATGGTGATGGACGACCGCCAGGCTGTGCTGTCACAGGTCCCCACCATGCAATTCAATGGAATCCGCGTTGTGGGCCAGACCGGCTGCAATACATTTTCCGCCCGTGCCAGTGTTCTGAAGCACGCCATGAATTTCGGCCCGGTCGTTCAGTCCCGCCGGGCGTGCACGGACGCGCAGCGCACAGCCCAGGAGGACGGGTTCATCAACCTTCTGCGGCAGGTGACGCGATACGAGCTGAAGGACTCGACCTTGACGCTCTTCAGCGGCAAGGCTGGCCGGCTGGTTTTCCGCGCCGCAGGAACCGGCCCAGCGATTCTTCCGCCAGACCTGCAGGGAGAATGGAACGTGACCCGGCTGAGTCCAGGGGGACGTACCGTTGCGCTGGCTGCTCCGGCAAGCATCAACTTCATGATGAGCACTGACCGGAATCTCCGCCAGTTCAGCGGAACCACCGGCTGCAACCGCATCTTTGGAACCCTGCAGCAGGCCGGACCTGTGGTGACCTTCACCACGGCAGGAACTACACGTCTGGACTGCGCGCCAGCACTGAACGAACAGGAAGGTGCGTTGATTCAGGTTCTGAACACACCACTGACCATCACACGCACAGCACAGCACCTGACGCTCAAAGGAAGTGCTGGAGACATTGAACTTCTGCGGCGTTAG
- a CDS encoding ribose-phosphate diphosphokinase: MSVPHRPPTNSLQSRRSPLLVFAGQSNRPLAQAICDNLGVPLGRSETVKFTNDNLIVHYEESLREGDVFIVQTFSTPVSDAIMELMLMIDAAKSASAGRVTAVIPYYSYARSDKKDSPRISIAGRLVADLLQEAGADRILTMTLHAPQVHGFFKVPVDHLSADLVLSEHFKKCVPDAHDGVVLAPDAGSIKRASQIARRLDSGLAMIDKERLSDTEVRPRALIGDVKGKTVFIVDDEISTAGSLVETVNIAREMGAKDVYVAVTHGVYTGPAIQRIAGLDVTQVASCNTVHVPESKIEGANGRLAVLDVAPLFANAIRNIHTGDSVSTLFS; the protein is encoded by the coding sequence TTGTCCGTTCCCCACCGCCCGCCGACAAACTCGCTCCAAAGCCGCCGCTCTCCGTTGCTGGTGTTTGCCGGTCAGAGTAACCGTCCCCTTGCCCAGGCGATCTGCGACAACCTGGGTGTTCCGCTGGGGCGCAGTGAAACCGTGAAATTCACCAACGACAACCTGATCGTTCACTATGAGGAGTCCCTGCGCGAGGGCGACGTCTTTATCGTGCAGACCTTCTCCACACCGGTCAGTGACGCGATTATGGAATTGATGCTGATGATCGACGCAGCCAAAAGTGCGAGCGCCGGGCGGGTTACAGCGGTCATTCCCTACTACTCCTATGCGCGCAGCGACAAAAAGGACAGCCCGCGCATCTCCATCGCGGGTCGCCTCGTGGCAGACCTGCTGCAGGAAGCCGGCGCGGACCGCATCCTGACCATGACGCTGCATGCGCCGCAGGTTCACGGGTTTTTCAAGGTCCCGGTGGATCACCTCTCGGCGGATCTGGTGCTCAGCGAGCACTTCAAGAAGTGTGTTCCTGACGCGCACGACGGCGTGGTACTGGCGCCGGACGCGGGTAGCATCAAGCGGGCCTCACAGATCGCCCGCCGCCTCGACAGCGGTCTGGCCATGATCGACAAGGAGCGCCTGTCGGATACCGAAGTGCGTCCCCGCGCCCTGATCGGTGATGTGAAGGGCAAGACGGTATTTATCGTCGATGACGAGATCAGCACGGCCGGTTCTCTGGTGGAAACAGTGAACATTGCCCGGGAAATGGGTGCCAAGGATGTCTACGTTGCAGTGACGCACGGGGTCTATACCGGGCCTGCCATCCAGCGGATTGCGGGGCTGGATGTCACCCAGGTGGCCAGCTGCAATACCGTTCATGTGCCGGAGTCCAAGATCGAGGGGGCCAACGGGCGTCTTGCCGTGCTGGATGTCGCGCCGCTGTTCGCCAACGCGATCCGCAACATTCATACCGGCGACAGCGTCAGCACCCTGTTCAGCTGA
- a CDS encoding phage holin family protein gives MGFLLRLLVTALALYLLARVYSGVTFAPGAGVVSILIAALVMGIVNALIRPVLLLLSLPITILTLGLFTLVVNAVVLLIVAAVTALDVAGFGAAFIGALLLTIISWVLDAIVGALGLDGGRD, from the coding sequence ATGGGATTCCTGCTGAGGTTGCTGGTGACAGCTCTGGCCCTGTACCTGCTGGCCCGGGTCTATAGCGGCGTCACTTTTGCGCCGGGCGCTGGGGTGGTCAGTATCCTGATTGCCGCGCTTGTCATGGGGATCGTCAATGCGCTCATCCGGCCGGTACTGCTGCTGCTCAGCCTGCCGATCACTATCCTGACGCTGGGCCTGTTCACGCTGGTGGTCAACGCGGTTGTGCTTCTGATCGTGGCCGCTGTGACAGCCCTGGATGTCGCCGGCTTTGGAGCCGCTTTCATTGGCGCATTGCTGCTGACCATCATCTCTTGGGTGTTGGACGCCATTGTGGGCGCGCTGGGCCTGGACGGTGGGCGCGATTAA
- the panC gene encoding pantoate--beta-alanine ligase, translating to MGAIKTPILITSTEELRTALTGAGEIGFVPTMGYLHEGHATLIRRARQDHPGGRVVVSVFINPMQFGPSEDLSRYPRNLEGDLQVAGQAGADIVFHPNAAQMYPEGFSTRVSVSGVSEPLDGAARPGHFTGVTTVVLKLLNMVRPDRAYFGEKDWQQLAVVRRMVTDLNVPVQVVGVPTVRDPSGLALSSRNSYLSDEQKARAAVLARALRAVQAAFAAGERHTQALQQAGLDILAADSEVTLDYLSVVNSHLQETELVSPDPLNRVLVAARMFGVRLIDNLPLDQGPDDIGRNV from the coding sequence GTGGGCGCGATTAAGACCCCAATTCTGATCACATCTACCGAAGAGCTGCGTACCGCGTTGACCGGAGCAGGTGAAATCGGCTTCGTGCCGACGATGGGCTATCTGCACGAAGGTCATGCCACCCTGATTCGCCGGGCCCGGCAGGACCATCCAGGTGGGCGCGTGGTGGTCAGCGTGTTTATCAACCCCATGCAGTTCGGACCTTCTGAGGACCTCAGCCGCTATCCGCGCAACCTGGAAGGCGACCTGCAAGTGGCCGGGCAGGCCGGCGCAGACATCGTGTTTCACCCCAACGCTGCTCAGATGTATCCCGAAGGCTTCAGCACGCGGGTGAGCGTCTCGGGCGTGAGTGAGCCGCTGGACGGCGCTGCACGCCCCGGACATTTCACAGGGGTGACCACCGTGGTCCTGAAGCTTCTGAATATGGTGCGCCCCGACCGGGCGTACTTTGGAGAGAAGGACTGGCAGCAGCTGGCGGTTGTGCGCCGCATGGTGACTGACCTGAATGTGCCGGTGCAGGTGGTTGGCGTGCCCACCGTCCGGGACCCCTCCGGACTGGCGCTAAGCAGCCGCAACAGTTATCTCAGCGACGAGCAGAAGGCGCGGGCTGCTGTCCTCGCACGCGCGCTTAGGGCGGTGCAGGCCGCGTTTGCTGCCGGAGAACGCCACACACAGGCACTACAGCAGGCGGGCCTGGACATTCTGGCTGCAGACAGTGAAGTCACCCTGGACTATCTCAGTGTGGTCAACAGTCATCTCCAGGAAACGGAACTCGTCAGCCCCGATCCCCTCAACCGTGTCCTGGTCGCTGCGCGGATGTTCGGTGTGCGCCTGATCGATAACCTGCCGCTGGACCAGGGTCCAGATGACATTGGGAGGAATGTATGA
- a CDS encoding PilT/PilU family type 4a pilus ATPase produces MTLEELLRELLAHRASDIHLQAGSPPMGRIDGALVPFGSEPLMPPDTEALAQTILNSEQWEDFEYRQEFDTSYTAPGLGRFRCNVFRQRGAVGVVMRVVSDAVPGFETLGLPADVMRHFSDAPRGLVLVTGPTGSGKSTTLASLIDHINRTYAYNIITIEDPIEILHRNKRSLVVQREVGNDTRDFRTALKYAMRQDPDVIMIGEMRDRETVDAALSAAQTGHLVLSTLHTQDSVRTVNRIIEFFAPHEREQVRLQLAESLIGIVSQRLLRRADGVGRVLASEILLNTPLIQDYIRDEDRTPLIKDALMEDNIRGMHTFDQHLMELYQHNLITLEEATDAATSPHELKLMVTRSGFAS; encoded by the coding sequence ATGACCCTCGAAGAACTGCTGCGCGAATTGCTGGCACACCGCGCTTCTGACATTCATCTTCAGGCGGGGAGTCCACCGATGGGCCGGATTGACGGCGCCCTGGTGCCTTTTGGCAGCGAGCCGCTGATGCCCCCTGATACCGAGGCCCTGGCTCAGACCATTCTGAATTCGGAGCAGTGGGAAGATTTCGAATACCGTCAGGAGTTCGACACCTCCTATACGGCCCCAGGATTGGGACGCTTCCGCTGCAATGTATTCCGGCAGCGCGGGGCAGTGGGCGTGGTGATGCGTGTGGTGTCCGATGCGGTGCCAGGTTTCGAGACCCTGGGCCTGCCTGCCGACGTCATGCGTCATTTTTCGGATGCCCCTCGTGGTCTGGTGCTGGTCACCGGTCCGACCGGCAGTGGGAAGAGCACTACTCTGGCCAGTCTGATCGACCACATCAACCGGACCTACGCCTATAACATCATCACCATTGAAGACCCTATCGAGATTCTGCACCGTAACAAGCGCAGTCTCGTGGTGCAGCGCGAGGTGGGCAACGATACCCGGGATTTCCGGACGGCGCTGAAGTACGCCATGCGTCAGGACCCGGATGTGATCATGATCGGGGAAATGCGTGACCGTGAGACGGTGGACGCTGCGCTGTCGGCCGCACAGACCGGCCACTTGGTGCTAAGCACGCTGCATACCCAGGATTCGGTCCGGACGGTCAACCGCATCATCGAGTTCTTCGCACCACACGAGCGCGAGCAGGTGCGGCTGCAGCTGGCAGAATCGTTGATCGGCATTGTCAGCCAGCGCCTGCTGCGCCGGGCAGACGGAGTCGGACGGGTACTTGCCAGCGAGATACTGCTGAACACGCCCCTCATTCAGGACTACATCCGTGACGAGGACCGTACGCCGTTGATCAAGGACGCCCTGATGGAAGATAACATCCGCGGCATGCATACCTTCGATCAGCATCTGATGGAGTTGTATCAACACAACCTGATCACGTTAGAAGAGGCCACGGATGCAGCGACCAGCCCGCATGAGCTCAAGCTGATGGTCACTCGCTCGGGATTCGCCTCGTAA
- a CDS encoding alpha-amylase family glycosyl hydrolase, whose protein sequence is MKRSLSSLLALSLGLTACGSTSTSDSPATSVGSQAISGTNIDTWRKQIIYLTLPDRFFNGTTSNDNLGQPYCFDQSWPYKFHGGDLSGLRQKISYIKGLGAGTLWTTPVYAQVPEVNPGTSSASCGYHGYWPNFKNPSDLAVEPKLGTSSELSGLISDLHTNGMRYMMDMVANHAGYNASVTKSNPAWFHSDCTGDDINCPLAGLPDFRQEDSAVATYLTNLSKTWTSTYAIDAIRMDTAKHVPMNYWQYNWIPGVLNSRPNTFLLAEAFVTGSASQIKPYYDAGFDSAFNFPLRSALVSSIAKAGSMDTLASSVQDYMGTLGLNRALLTVNLLDNHDVPRFLNEPGFGVAEDEIRRRYHMALGALMTLPGIPQLYYGNEIAMYGGGDPDNRRDMPSWAWTSTGRSGTYSGFLPNPGLTFNLVQKLASVRTNNPGLWKGSYAEMWRPNGGTNVFAFYRGYSDSTTGSRLIVAFNNNATSASVTLNIGGNTAISSADRSYLANRVFDDQAGQGAPATVTSSNGSVTVSLPAKSFAIYKAR, encoded by the coding sequence GTGAAGCGTTCTCTGAGCAGTCTGCTGGCCCTCTCTCTTGGTCTTACCGCCTGTGGAAGCACTTCCACATCGGACAGTCCCGCAACCTCTGTGGGCTCACAGGCCATCAGCGGGACCAATATTGATACCTGGCGCAAACAGATCATCTACCTGACCCTGCCGGACCGTTTCTTCAATGGCACTACCTCCAACGATAACCTGGGCCAGCCCTACTGCTTTGACCAAAGTTGGCCTTACAAGTTTCATGGAGGTGACCTGTCGGGTCTGCGGCAGAAAATTTCGTACATCAAGGGCCTGGGTGCGGGTACCCTCTGGACCACCCCTGTCTACGCCCAGGTCCCCGAGGTTAATCCAGGAACGTCCTCGGCGTCATGCGGGTATCACGGGTACTGGCCAAACTTCAAAAACCCCAGCGACCTTGCTGTAGAGCCCAAGCTGGGCACGAGCAGCGAGCTCAGCGGCCTGATCAGCGACCTGCACACCAACGGCATGCGTTACATGATGGACATGGTGGCCAACCATGCCGGGTACAACGCCAGTGTCACCAAAAGCAACCCGGCATGGTTCCACAGCGACTGTACGGGCGACGACATCAACTGTCCGCTGGCAGGCCTGCCTGACTTCCGTCAGGAAGACAGCGCGGTCGCGACCTATCTGACCAATCTCAGCAAGACCTGGACCAGCACCTACGCAATTGACGCAATCCGCATGGACACGGCCAAACACGTGCCCATGAACTACTGGCAATACAACTGGATTCCCGGAGTGCTCAACTCCCGACCAAACACCTTCCTGCTGGCCGAAGCCTTCGTGACCGGCAGTGCCTCGCAGATCAAGCCCTACTACGACGCCGGTTTTGACAGCGCCTTCAATTTCCCGCTGCGCAGCGCTCTGGTCAGCAGCATCGCCAAGGCTGGCAGCATGGACACCCTGGCCAGCAGTGTTCAGGACTACATGGGTACGTTGGGCCTGAACCGCGCCCTGCTGACAGTGAACCTGCTGGACAACCACGATGTGCCCCGCTTTCTCAACGAGCCCGGATTTGGTGTCGCCGAGGACGAAATTCGCCGCCGCTACCATATGGCTCTGGGGGCCCTGATGACCCTGCCGGGTATCCCTCAGCTCTACTACGGCAACGAAATCGCAATGTATGGTGGCGGCGATCCCGACAACCGCCGTGACATGCCGTCATGGGCCTGGACCAGCACAGGGCGCAGCGGAACCTACAGCGGCTTCCTGCCCAACCCCGGGCTGACCTTCAACCTGGTTCAGAAACTGGCAAGCGTCCGGACCAATAACCCCGGTCTGTGGAAGGGTTCCTACGCGGAAATGTGGCGTCCAAACGGAGGCACCAATGTGTTTGCCTTCTACCGCGGCTACAGTGACAGCACCACCGGCAGCCGTCTGATTGTGGCCTTCAACAACAATGCCACTTCGGCCAGCGTGACCCTCAACATAGGCGGAAATACGGCGATCAGCAGTGCCGACCGCAGCTACCTGGCCAACCGTGTCTTTGACGACCAGGCCGGACAGGGCGCACCCGCGACGGTGACCAGCAGCAACGGCTCCGTGACGGTCAGCCTCCCTGCCAAATCGTTTGCAATTTACAAGGCACGTTAA
- a CDS encoding ABC transporter ATP-binding protein gives MAEVILENINKRYGTKHHAVKDFNLHIEDRELMVFVGPSGCGKSTTLRMIAGLEDISDGILKIGDRIVNDVPPKDRDIAMVFQNYALYPHMNVYENMAFGLKLRKTPKDEIERRVRDAAKILQIEHLLGRKPKELSGGQRQRVAMGRAIVREPKVFLMDEPLSNLDAKLRVEMRSQISQLHRRLGATIVYVTHDQVEAMTLGNRIVVMRDGVIMQVDTPMNLYDFPQNKFVAGFIGSPSMNFLNGTVQNGELVIGENRVAPMGRLGQSLRAYEGREVSMGIRPEHVGVVGMTDLPRGNNVLRGTVVVVEPLGAQTDLIIEVAGQNIVAKVEGQALVQPGDSIDLLVDQTRLHAFDLATELAIDRGTPAGKRGQADTTGLGYEYPATTTSTTTVSGSPVV, from the coding sequence ATGGCAGAAGTGATTCTGGAGAACATCAACAAGCGCTATGGCACCAAGCATCACGCGGTCAAGGATTTCAATCTGCATATCGAAGACCGCGAGCTGATGGTGTTTGTGGGCCCCTCGGGTTGCGGGAAGTCCACCACCCTGCGGATGATTGCAGGCCTGGAAGACATCAGCGACGGCATCCTGAAGATCGGCGACCGGATCGTCAACGACGTGCCGCCCAAGGACCGTGACATTGCCATGGTCTTCCAGAACTACGCGCTGTACCCGCACATGAATGTCTACGAGAACATGGCCTTTGGCCTGAAACTGCGCAAGACCCCGAAAGACGAGATCGAGCGCCGGGTACGTGACGCGGCCAAAATCCTGCAGATCGAGCATCTGCTGGGCCGCAAGCCCAAGGAGCTTTCCGGTGGCCAGCGTCAGCGCGTGGCCATGGGCCGCGCCATCGTGCGTGAACCCAAGGTCTTCCTGATGGACGAGCCGCTGTCCAACCTGGACGCCAAGCTGCGCGTCGAGATGCGCTCGCAGATCAGCCAGTTGCACCGCCGTCTGGGGGCAACCATCGTCTACGTGACCCACGACCAGGTAGAGGCCATGACGCTGGGCAACCGCATTGTGGTGATGCGTGACGGCGTGATTATGCAGGTCGATACCCCCATGAACCTGTATGACTTCCCGCAGAACAAGTTCGTGGCCGGCTTTATCGGCAGCCCCAGCATGAACTTCCTGAACGGCACCGTGCAGAACGGCGAACTGGTGATCGGTGAGAACCGCGTCGCTCCGATGGGTCGCCTGGGCCAGAGCCTGCGCGCCTACGAGGGTCGCGAGGTCAGCATGGGCATCCGCCCGGAGCACGTGGGTGTGGTGGGCATGACCGACCTGCCGCGTGGCAACAACGTCCTGCGCGGCACCGTGGTGGTTGTGGAGCCGCTGGGCGCCCAGACGGACCTGATTATCGAGGTCGCTGGCCAGAACATCGTGGCCAAGGTTGAAGGCCAGGCTCTGGTTCAGCCCGGAGACAGCATTGACCTGTTGGTTGATCAGACGCGTCTGCACGCATTTGACCTGGCTACAGAACTGGCCATTGACCGTGGAACGCCGGCGGGCAAGCGTGGTCAGGCTGACACCACTGGCCTGGGCTACGAGTACCCGGCCACGACGACAAGTACGACCACTGTTTCGGGTTCCCCAGTCGTCTAA